Proteins encoded together in one Thermomonospora curvata DSM 43183 window:
- a CDS encoding alpha/beta fold hydrolase produces MACYVLIPGAGGRSWYWHRVVPMLRALGHDVVAPDLPARDDSAGLAEYTDVVVEAVGDRRDLIVVAHSMGGFIAPLVCTRVPVELMVLVAAMVPRAGESGGQWWARTGQERAMRELAERQGRVLGEELDPMDVFFHDVPPQVAAEAMKDGLEQSATPFREPWPLAAWPQVPTRFLLCRDDRLFPAGFQRRVVRERLGIVPDEMPGGHMPALARPEELVRRLEAYRAALPARPGPA; encoded by the coding sequence GTGGCCTGCTACGTGCTGATCCCCGGTGCGGGGGGCCGATCCTGGTACTGGCACCGCGTCGTTCCCATGCTGCGGGCGCTGGGGCATGACGTGGTCGCCCCCGACCTGCCCGCCCGGGACGACTCCGCCGGGCTCGCCGAGTACACCGACGTCGTGGTGGAGGCCGTCGGCGACCGGCGGGACCTGATCGTGGTGGCCCACTCGATGGGCGGGTTCATCGCCCCCCTGGTCTGCACGCGGGTGCCCGTCGAGCTGATGGTGCTGGTGGCCGCCATGGTCCCCAGGGCGGGGGAGTCCGGCGGCCAGTGGTGGGCCCGCACCGGGCAGGAGCGCGCCATGCGGGAACTGGCCGAACGCCAAGGCCGCGTCCTCGGTGAGGAACTCGATCCGATGGATGTGTTCTTCCACGACGTGCCGCCGCAGGTGGCGGCCGAGGCGATGAAGGACGGTCTTGAGCAGTCCGCGACGCCGTTCCGGGAGCCCTGGCCCCTGGCGGCCTGGCCCCAGGTGCCCACCCGGTTCCTGCTGTGCCGCGACGACCGGCTTTTCCCGGCCGGCTTCCAGCGCAGGGTCGTCCGGGAGCGGCTGGGGATCGTCCCCGATGAGATGCCCGGCGGGCACATGCCCGCGCTGGCCCGTCCCGAGGAACTGGTGCGGCGGCTGGAGGCCTACCGCGCCGCATTGCCCGCCCGGCCCGGGCCCGCCTGA
- a CDS encoding MFS transporter produces MSDDMPSRAGRREWAGLAVLVLPTLLISIDVSVLHLAQPGLSADLRPSSTQLLWINDVYGFLIAGFLITMGALGDRIGRRRLLLIGGAAFGPASALAAYAPNAELLIVARAALGVAGATLMPSTLSLIRNMFRDPAQRTRAISLWMTGFSGGMVIGPVVGGVLLEYFWWGSVFLLGVPVMALLTLLGPLLLPESRDPAPGRVDPPSVLLSLTGVIALVYGLKEIAAYGLSPAPAAIMAVGAVLTWAFVRRQRRLEDPMLDLGLLGRRRFGGSLGLLTLVMLIGPGLSLLTAQYLQLVLGLSPLQAGLWTLPPSIAVIAGFMAAPLLARRIRPGLLIAAGLAVSALGLALLTGTGTQRGLMLLVTGMTLFDLGFSPLAVLGTDMIVTAAPPERAGAASALSETSQEFGGALGLAVFGGIATVVYRLRIDPPGGVPDQAADQAAETLGGATAVAGGLDGDLAAALLEGARAAFTDGLHAAAAAAAVLTAGAAALAVILLRHVPPTSAVPSPDEPAQEAPAPTAGLTG; encoded by the coding sequence ATGAGCGACGACATGCCCTCCCGGGCGGGGCGGCGGGAGTGGGCCGGTCTGGCCGTGCTGGTCCTGCCCACCCTGCTGATCAGCATCGACGTCAGCGTGCTGCATCTGGCCCAACCCGGGCTCAGCGCCGACCTGCGCCCCAGCAGTACGCAACTGCTGTGGATCAACGACGTCTACGGCTTCCTGATCGCCGGCTTCCTGATCACCATGGGGGCGCTGGGCGACCGGATCGGCCGCCGCCGGCTGCTGCTGATCGGCGGTGCCGCCTTCGGGCCGGCCTCGGCGCTGGCCGCCTACGCCCCCAACGCCGAACTGCTGATCGTGGCCCGGGCGGCGCTGGGCGTGGCCGGCGCCACGCTGATGCCCTCCACGCTGTCGCTGATCCGCAACATGTTCCGCGACCCGGCCCAGCGCACCCGCGCCATCAGCCTGTGGATGACGGGCTTCAGCGGCGGCATGGTGATCGGCCCGGTGGTCGGCGGGGTGCTGCTGGAGTACTTCTGGTGGGGCTCGGTCTTCCTGCTCGGCGTGCCGGTGATGGCGCTGCTGACACTGCTGGGGCCGCTGCTGCTGCCGGAGTCGCGCGACCCCGCCCCCGGACGCGTCGACCCGCCCAGCGTGCTGCTGTCGCTGACCGGAGTCATCGCGCTGGTCTACGGGCTCAAGGAGATCGCGGCCTACGGCCTCAGCCCGGCGCCGGCGGCGATCATGGCGGTGGGAGCGGTGCTGACGTGGGCGTTCGTGCGCCGGCAGCGCCGCCTCGAGGACCCGATGCTGGACCTTGGGCTGCTGGGCCGGCGCCGCTTCGGCGGCTCGCTGGGCCTGCTGACGCTGGTCATGCTGATCGGGCCCGGCCTTTCCCTGCTGACCGCCCAGTACCTGCAGCTGGTGCTGGGACTGAGCCCGCTGCAGGCGGGGCTGTGGACGCTGCCGCCGTCGATCGCGGTCATCGCCGGCTTCATGGCGGCGCCCCTGCTGGCCCGCCGCATCCGCCCCGGCCTGCTGATCGCGGCCGGGCTGGCGGTGAGCGCGCTGGGGCTGGCCCTGCTGACCGGCACCGGCACCCAGCGCGGCCTGATGCTGCTGGTGACCGGGATGACCCTGTTCGACCTGGGCTTTTCCCCGCTGGCGGTGCTGGGCACCGACATGATCGTCACCGCGGCGCCGCCGGAGCGGGCGGGCGCGGCCTCGGCGCTGTCGGAGACCTCCCAGGAATTCGGCGGCGCGCTCGGGCTGGCGGTCTTCGGCGGCATCGCCACCGTCGTCTACCGGCTGCGCATCGACCCGCCCGGCGGCGTCCCCGATCAGGCCGCCGACCAGGCCGCCGAGACACTGGGCGGCGCCACCGCGGTCGCCGGCGGCCTGGACGGCGATCTGGCGGCGGCCCTGCTGGAGGGCGCCCGCGCCGCCTTCACCGACGGCCTGCACGCCGCCGCCGCGGCGGCCGCGGTGCTGACCGCCGGCGCCGCCGCGCTGGCCGTGATCCTGCTGCGCCACGTGCCCCCGACCTCCGCTGTGCCGTCCCCGGACGAACCCGCGCAGGAGGCGCCGGCTCCCACGGCCGGGCTCACCGGCTAG
- a CDS encoding SDR family oxidoreductase, with amino-acid sequence MELFDLSGKVAVVTGGTRGIGLMMARGLLQAGARVHISSRKADACARAAEELSQYGQVNAIPADLSTEEECLRLAREVGEAEQAVHILINNAGATWGAPLEEFPAFAWDKVLNLNLKAPFFLTRAFLPMLEAAATADDPARVINVGSIDGLHVPLLPTYSYSASKAGLHHMTRVLARELGPRGITVNAVAPGPFESKMMAATLEAFGKEIAAAAPLRRIGRPDDMAGVAIYLSSRAGAYVTGAVIPVDGGLGTTV; translated from the coding sequence GTGGAGCTGTTCGACCTGTCCGGCAAGGTCGCCGTCGTCACCGGCGGGACCCGGGGCATCGGGCTGATGATGGCGCGCGGCCTGCTGCAGGCCGGGGCGCGCGTGCACATCAGCTCCCGCAAAGCCGACGCCTGCGCCCGGGCCGCTGAGGAGCTGTCGCAATACGGCCAGGTCAACGCCATCCCCGCCGACCTGTCCACCGAAGAGGAGTGCCTTCGGCTGGCCCGGGAGGTCGGCGAGGCCGAGCAGGCCGTGCACATCCTGATCAACAACGCCGGCGCCACCTGGGGCGCGCCGCTGGAGGAGTTCCCGGCCTTCGCCTGGGACAAGGTGCTCAACCTCAACCTCAAGGCGCCGTTCTTCCTCACCCGCGCCTTCCTGCCCATGCTGGAGGCCGCCGCCACCGCCGACGACCCGGCCCGCGTCATCAACGTCGGCAGCATCGACGGGCTGCACGTCCCCCTGCTGCCCACCTACTCCTACTCGGCCAGCAAGGCCGGGCTGCACCACATGACCCGGGTGCTGGCCCGCGAACTGGGGCCCCGCGGCATCACCGTCAACGCCGTGGCGCCCGGCCCGTTCGAGTCCAAGATGATGGCCGCCACGCTGGAGGCCTTCGGCAAGGAGATCGCCGCGGCGGCCCCGCTGCGGCGCATCGGGCGCCCCGACGACATGGCCGGGGTGGCGATCTACCTGTCCAGCCGGGCCGGCGCCTACGTCACCGGCGCGGTCATCCCCGTGGACGGCGGGCTCGGCACCACGGTCTGA
- a CDS encoding Ppx/GppA phosphatase family protein: MRLGVLDVGSNTVHLLVVDAHRGARPLPAYSHKEEMQLAAYISGGRVTEEGERRLLAFVRDALRIAEDKGVQELLAFATSAVREADNGEEVLARINAETGVGVRVLSGEEEARLTFLAVRRWYGWSSGRLLVVDIGGGSLEIASGIDEAPDVAISLPLGAGRLTRDMLGGDPPRPGRLRELRRYVRAEIASRVGEVARYGPPDHAVATSKTFRQLARIAGAAPSAEGPLVKRVLRHEDLIQWSEKLARMTSRERAALPGVSANRAPQLPAGAVVADAAMDLFGLPELEICPWALREGVILRRLDAITGDSA, encoded by the coding sequence ATGCGACTCGGCGTATTGGACGTGGGCTCGAACACGGTGCATCTGCTCGTGGTGGACGCGCACCGGGGCGCCCGGCCGTTGCCGGCCTACTCCCACAAGGAGGAGATGCAGCTGGCCGCCTACATCAGCGGCGGCCGGGTCACCGAGGAGGGCGAGCGGCGGCTGCTGGCCTTCGTCCGGGACGCCCTGCGGATCGCCGAGGACAAGGGCGTGCAGGAGCTGCTGGCCTTCGCCACCTCCGCGGTGCGCGAGGCCGACAACGGCGAAGAGGTGCTGGCCCGCATCAACGCCGAGACCGGCGTGGGAGTGCGGGTGCTGTCCGGCGAGGAGGAGGCCCGCCTGACCTTCCTGGCGGTCCGCCGCTGGTACGGCTGGTCGTCGGGGCGGCTGCTGGTGGTCGACATCGGCGGCGGCTCGCTGGAGATCGCCTCCGGCATCGACGAGGCCCCCGACGTGGCGATCTCGCTGCCGCTGGGGGCCGGCCGGCTGACCCGCGACATGCTCGGCGGCGACCCGCCGCGCCCGGGCCGGCTGCGCGAGCTGCGCCGCTACGTACGGGCCGAGATCGCCAGCCGGGTCGGCGAGGTGGCCCGCTATGGGCCGCCCGACCACGCGGTGGCCACCTCCAAGACCTTCCGGCAGCTGGCCCGCATCGCCGGGGCCGCCCCCTCGGCCGAAGGCCCCCTGGTCAAGCGGGTGCTGCGGCATGAGGACCTGATCCAGTGGAGCGAGAAGCTGGCGCGGATGACCTCCCGGGAACGCGCCGCGCTGCCCGGCGTCTCCGCGAACCGCGCCCCGCAGCTGCCCGCCGGGGCGGTGGTGGCGGACGCGGCCATGGACCTGTTCGGGCTGCCCGAACTGGAGATCTGCCCGTGGGCGCTGCGGGAGGGCGTGATCTTGCGCCGTCTGGACGCCATCACCGGCGACTCCGCTTGA
- a CDS encoding protein kinase domain-containing protein translates to MDARALAGPQESGATLDSRHGRARAAGSLGPGDPRRIGEYPLEAKLGEGGMGAVYLGRGRDGRPVAVKVVRAELAGDPAFAARFRDEVANAQKVASFCTAQVLGHGAEGGRPYLVTEYIEGPSLQEHVAEHGALSPGLLNGVAVGVAAALVAIHSAGLVHRDLKPGNVLLSISGPRVIDFGIARALDAATGHTRTGQVVGSPGWIAPEQILNKPVTAAADVFAWGCLVAFAGSAYHPFGVGDFQLMAARVVHAEPEIGPLPEPLATLVRRALQKDPALRPTARELLLSLTGGGGEAAATTALNRTWTGGLAAPDAPAATVGPPAPGSGPARPAEPPAPVGALAPAAGTQPAPSAPGEPTAAVPEPPAGPGGKGRRRLRKGLLAAVAGVVAVAAGAAVVLQSLGDDRGRGAAASGPPADVMLVRIDRAGGWPRECHAAVGLLTPGARAARPLLEGEGCDVLPQWSPRRDRIAFTRWSGGATSEVWVVNPDGGGAERKADGINGRSRVAWSPDGASLAAMTRTGGRAQLSVIDLSDGSVEQLTDDRSVKDDPTWSRDGKLAFWSRRDGSQQLYWLDPADPQRRWRQVTTRRVAPHGANDPIWSPDGRWLAFTVMNEAGHGHDIAVIRADGTGYRRLTTGPAHDMDPSWSPDGKWLAFVRGPVATPQIWAMPVDAGQARARPVGPLAVGHPDWS, encoded by the coding sequence ATGGACGCGCGGGCTCTTGCGGGCCCGCAGGAGAGTGGAGCGACCTTGGACAGCCGGCACGGCAGAGCACGGGCGGCGGGTTCTCTGGGCCCCGGCGATCCGCGGCGGATCGGGGAGTACCCGCTGGAGGCCAAGCTCGGCGAGGGCGGCATGGGCGCGGTCTACCTGGGCCGCGGCCGGGACGGGCGGCCGGTGGCGGTGAAGGTGGTGCGTGCCGAGCTGGCCGGCGACCCGGCGTTCGCGGCCCGCTTCCGCGACGAGGTGGCCAACGCGCAGAAGGTCGCCTCCTTCTGCACCGCCCAGGTGCTCGGCCACGGCGCGGAGGGCGGGCGTCCCTACCTGGTCACCGAGTACATCGAAGGCCCCTCCCTGCAGGAGCACGTGGCCGAGCACGGCGCGCTGTCGCCCGGCCTGCTCAACGGTGTCGCGGTGGGCGTGGCCGCCGCGCTGGTGGCCATCCACTCCGCCGGGCTGGTGCACCGCGACCTCAAGCCCGGCAACGTGCTGCTGTCCATCTCCGGCCCCCGGGTGATCGACTTCGGCATCGCCCGGGCGCTGGATGCGGCCACCGGCCACACCCGGACCGGGCAGGTGGTCGGCAGCCCCGGCTGGATCGCCCCCGAGCAGATCCTCAACAAGCCCGTCACGGCGGCGGCCGACGTGTTCGCCTGGGGCTGCCTGGTGGCCTTCGCCGGCAGCGCCTATCACCCGTTCGGGGTGGGCGACTTCCAGCTCATGGCGGCCCGGGTGGTGCACGCCGAACCCGAGATCGGCCCGCTGCCCGAGCCGCTGGCGACCCTGGTGCGCCGGGCGCTGCAGAAAGACCCCGCGCTGCGCCCCACCGCGCGGGAGCTGCTGCTGTCCCTGACCGGAGGCGGCGGCGAGGCCGCCGCGACCACCGCGCTGAACCGGACGTGGACCGGGGGCCTGGCCGCGCCGGACGCACCCGCCGCGACCGTGGGCCCGCCGGCTCCTGGAAGCGGCCCCGCCCGTCCTGCCGAGCCGCCCGCACCGGTGGGCGCCCTCGCGCCCGCTGCGGGAACACAGCCGGCCCCTTCCGCCCCGGGGGAGCCGACGGCGGCCGTCCCCGAACCGCCGGCCGGGCCCGGCGGGAAGGGACGGCGCCGGCTGCGCAAGGGACTGCTGGCGGCCGTCGCCGGTGTCGTGGCCGTCGCCGCGGGCGCGGCCGTCGTGCTGCAGTCCTTGGGCGATGACCGGGGCCGGGGTGCCGCCGCCTCCGGCCCGCCGGCGGATGTGATGCTGGTCCGCATCGACCGGGCGGGCGGCTGGCCCCGGGAGTGCCACGCCGCCGTGGGGCTGCTGACCCCCGGCGCGCGGGCCGCCCGGCCGCTGCTGGAGGGAGAGGGCTGTGACGTCCTGCCGCAGTGGTCGCCGCGGCGGGACCGGATCGCCTTCACCCGCTGGAGCGGCGGCGCGACCTCGGAGGTGTGGGTGGTGAACCCCGACGGCGGCGGGGCCGAACGCAAAGCGGACGGCATCAACGGCCGCAGCCGGGTCGCCTGGTCGCCCGACGGCGCCTCCCTGGCGGCCATGACCAGGACCGGCGGGCGGGCGCAGCTGAGCGTGATCGACTTGAGCGACGGGAGCGTCGAGCAGCTCACCGACGACCGCAGCGTCAAAGACGACCCCACCTGGTCCCGGGACGGCAAGCTCGCCTTCTGGAGCAGACGGGACGGCTCCCAGCAGCTGTACTGGCTGGATCCGGCCGACCCGCAGCGCCGCTGGCGGCAGGTCACCACCCGCCGGGTCGCCCCCCACGGCGCCAACGACCCCATCTGGTCCCCCGACGGCCGGTGGCTGGCCTTCACCGTGATGAACGAAGCGGGCCACGGCCACGACATCGCGGTGATCCGCGCCGACGGCACCGGTTACCGCAGGCTCACCACCGGCCCCGCCCACGACATGGACCCCAGCTGGTCACCGGACGGCAAATGGCTGGCCTTCGTGCGCGGCCCGGTGGCCACCCCCCAGATCTGGGCCATGCCCGTGGACGCCGGCCAGGCACGGGCCCGTCCGGTCGGCCCGCTCGCCGTCGGCCACCCGGACTGGTCGTGA